A genomic stretch from Photobacterium atrarenae includes:
- the mlaE gene encoding lipid asymmetry maintenance ABC transporter permease subunit MlaE: MIADFIARQGRRGISQCQTVGRASLLLYGALVSKPQPKKMFPLLMKQLYSVGVLSVAIILVSGLFIGMVLSLQGYIVLIDFGAETSLGQMVALSLLRELGPVVTALLFAGRAGSALTAEIGLMKATEQLSSMEMMAVDPLRRVIAPRFWAGVISMPLLAMLFCAVGIWGGELVGVNWKGIDHGSFWSVMQSSVELGYDIGNSIIKSVVFAITVTWIAVFNGYDAVPTSEGISRATTKTVVNSSLAVLGLDFVLTALMFGN; this comes from the coding sequence ATGATCGCGGATTTTATTGCCCGGCAGGGACGACGGGGGATCTCCCAGTGCCAGACAGTCGGGCGGGCGAGCCTGCTGCTTTATGGCGCGCTGGTAAGCAAACCCCAACCGAAAAAAATGTTCCCGCTGCTGATGAAGCAGCTCTACTCGGTGGGCGTGCTGTCGGTCGCCATTATCCTGGTATCGGGCCTGTTTATCGGCATGGTCCTGAGCCTGCAGGGCTATATCGTGCTGATTGATTTTGGCGCTGAAACCAGCCTGGGCCAGATGGTCGCGCTGTCGTTGCTGCGCGAGTTGGGGCCGGTGGTGACGGCATTGCTGTTTGCCGGGCGGGCCGGTTCGGCGCTGACGGCAGAGATCGGCCTGATGAAAGCCACCGAGCAACTCTCCAGTATGGAAATGATGGCGGTGGATCCGCTGCGCCGGGTGATTGCGCCGCGGTTCTGGGCCGGGGTGATTTCGATGCCGCTGCTTGCGATGCTGTTCTGTGCCGTCGGCATCTGGGGCGGCGAACTGGTCGGGGTGAATTGGAAAGGGATTGATCACGGCAGTTTCTGGTCGGTGATGCAGTCTTCAGTTGAACTGGGCTACGACATCGGCAATAGCATCATCAAGTCGGTGGTGTTTGCGATCACTGTGACCTGGATTGCAGTATTTAACGGGTATGACGCGGTCCCGACTTCGGAAGGGATTAGCCGCGCGACGACCAAAACGGTAGTGAATTCCTCACTGGCCGTTCTGGGATTGGATTTTGTGCTGACTGCCTTGATGTTTGGCAATTAA
- the mlaD gene encoding outer membrane lipid asymmetry maintenance protein MlaD, protein MQQIKKLELWVGGFMLAGFAALLMLIFKVADVQSLGNGESYTLQAQFDNIGGLKVRSPIKVGGVTVGKITAITLDTETYVPVVTLAIEKRFGYFPETSSAAILTSGLLGEQYLGIEPGFVDEGIEMLGDGDLIQDTKSALVLEDMIGQVLYSIGGDSE, encoded by the coding sequence ATGCAACAGATAAAGAAATTAGAGCTGTGGGTTGGAGGTTTCATGCTGGCCGGGTTTGCCGCCCTGCTGATGCTGATCTTCAAAGTCGCGGATGTCCAGAGCCTGGGGAACGGGGAGTCGTACACCCTCCAAGCACAATTTGACAATATCGGCGGCCTGAAAGTGCGCTCGCCAATCAAAGTCGGTGGGGTGACCGTGGGGAAAATTACTGCGATCACTTTAGATACCGAAACCTATGTCCCGGTGGTGACCCTGGCGATTGAGAAGCGCTTTGGCTACTTTCCAGAAACCAGTTCGGCTGCCATTCTTACATCAGGCTTGCTGGGCGAGCAGTATCTGGGCATTGAGCCGGGGTTTGTCGATGAAGGGATTGAAATGCTGGGTGATGGTGACCTGATCCAGGACACCAAGTCCGCGTTGGTCTTGGAAGATATGATTGGCCAGGTGCTGTACAGCATCGGCGGCGACAGTGAATAA
- the mlaC gene encoding phospholipid-binding protein MlaC: MKLFRYMLVVLLALPLFAQAATVDKTDPYKLIQVVSQQTFDRLKAQKDQIQRNPELLRGVVRQELLPYINARYAAYKVLGPNLKKTTAAQRNQFVNAFTDYLVASYAQVLTQYTDQDIRIESAKSVPADRTIVSVRVDILDDKRPPIRLDFKLRKNKKSNEWQAYDMVAEGVSMISTKQSEWSGQLRNEGVDAVTADLRGLAAKPIRREEGTNE, from the coding sequence ATGAAATTGTTTAGATATATGCTGGTTGTGTTGTTGGCACTGCCGCTGTTTGCCCAGGCTGCAACAGTGGATAAAACCGACCCTTACAAGTTGATCCAGGTAGTTTCGCAACAGACGTTTGATCGCCTGAAGGCACAGAAAGATCAGATCCAGCGTAACCCAGAGTTGCTGCGTGGCGTGGTCCGCCAGGAGCTGCTGCCTTATATCAATGCCCGCTACGCGGCGTATAAGGTGTTGGGGCCGAACCTGAAGAAAACAACGGCGGCACAGCGTAATCAATTTGTAAATGCTTTCACCGATTACCTGGTTGCCTCCTACGCCCAGGTACTGACTCAATACACGGATCAGGACATCCGGATTGAATCGGCAAAGTCGGTTCCGGCGGACCGGACGATTGTTTCGGTCCGGGTCGATATCCTCGATGACAAGCGCCCGCCAATTCGCCTCGACTTCAAGCTGCGCAAGAACAAAAAGAGCAATGAATGGCAGGCGTATGACATGGTGGCCGAAGGGGTGAGCATGATCTCGACCAAACAGAGTGAATGGAGCGGCCAGCTGCGCAACGAAGGGGTGGATGCCGTGACAGCAGACTTACGTGGACTTGCGGCGAAACCGATTCGCCGCGAGGAAGGTACGAATGAGTAA
- a CDS encoding STAS domain-containing protein has translation MSKPKIEWRIQENGLYSLSGTLERDTVPAFWQQRHEWMPQEAKVQLDLRAVTRVDSAGMVMLLHIYQQLSSHGSELTLLNVPEQLMTLLRLSHVESMLAACIA, from the coding sequence ATGAGTAAGCCAAAGATTGAGTGGCGGATTCAGGAAAATGGCCTTTATAGCTTGTCAGGAACGTTGGAACGTGACACAGTTCCAGCTTTTTGGCAGCAACGGCATGAATGGATGCCACAGGAGGCCAAGGTCCAGCTCGATCTGCGGGCAGTGACCCGGGTGGATTCTGCGGGCATGGTGATGCTGCTGCATATTTATCAACAGCTCAGCAGTCATGGGAGTGAACTGACGCTCCTGAATGTGCCGGAACAGCTGATGACTTTGCTCCGCCTGAGTCATGTCGAATCAATGTTAGCTGCGTGTATTGCTTAA
- the ibaG gene encoding BolA family iron metabolism protein IbaG — translation MEISEIKEILENALDLDEIIVKGEGSHYEVIAIGALFEGMSRVKKQQTIYAPLMARIAANDIHALSIKTFTPDEWARDKKLMSLS, via the coding sequence GTGGAAATCTCTGAAATTAAAGAAATTCTGGAAAATGCTCTGGATCTTGATGAAATCATTGTCAAAGGTGAGGGCAGCCACTACGAAGTGATTGCTATCGGTGCGCTGTTTGAAGGCATGAGCCGGGTGAAGAAGCAGCAGACGATTTATGCACCGTTGATGGCCCGGATTGCGGCCAACGACATTCATGCGCTCAGTATCAAAACCTTTACGCCGGACGAGTGGGCACGCGATAAAAAGCTAATGTCGCTGTCTTAA
- the murA gene encoding UDP-N-acetylglucosamine 1-carboxyvinyltransferase, giving the protein MEKFRIQGGGPLSGEVTISGAKNAALPILFAALLAEEPVEVANVPKLRDIDTTMELLGRLGAKVSRNGSVYVDASGVNQYCAPYELVKTMRASIWALGPLVARFGEGQVSLPGGCAIGARPVDLHIHGLEQLGAEIVLEEGYVKATVDGRLQGAHIVMDKVSVGATVTIMSAATLAEGTTVIENAAREPEIVDTANFLNTLGAKITGAGTDTITIEGVTRLGGGYHEVVADRIETGTFLVAAAVSGGKITCRKTKPSLLEAALAKLEEAGAAIETGEDWISLDMTGRELKAVNIRTAPHPGFPTDMQAQFSLLNLVAKGTGIITETIFENRFMHIPELIRMGAHAEIEGNTVICGDTEGLSGAQVMATDLRASASLVIAGSIAHGETIVDRIYHIDRGYERIEDKFSALGMQIERFSE; this is encoded by the coding sequence ATGGAGAAGTTTCGAATTCAGGGTGGTGGTCCGCTCAGCGGTGAGGTGACCATTTCCGGCGCAAAAAATGCGGCGCTGCCGATTCTGTTCGCGGCGTTGCTGGCCGAAGAGCCGGTAGAGGTGGCCAATGTGCCAAAACTGCGTGATATCGACACCACCATGGAGCTGCTGGGGCGCTTAGGTGCCAAAGTCAGTCGCAATGGCTCGGTTTATGTCGATGCCAGTGGTGTCAACCAGTACTGTGCGCCATATGAGTTGGTCAAAACCATGCGTGCGTCGATCTGGGCGCTGGGACCGCTGGTTGCCCGTTTCGGCGAAGGCCAGGTGTCTTTGCCGGGCGGCTGCGCCATTGGTGCCCGCCCGGTGGATCTGCATATTCACGGCCTGGAGCAACTGGGCGCTGAAATTGTCCTGGAAGAAGGGTATGTGAAGGCCACGGTTGATGGTCGTCTTCAAGGCGCCCACATTGTGATGGATAAAGTCAGTGTCGGGGCGACGGTGACGATTATGTCGGCTGCGACGCTGGCCGAAGGCACCACAGTGATCGAGAATGCTGCCCGGGAGCCGGAAATTGTCGACACCGCCAATTTCCTCAATACGCTGGGCGCGAAAATTACCGGTGCCGGCACTGATACGATTACCATTGAAGGCGTGACGCGCCTTGGTGGCGGCTATCACGAAGTGGTGGCCGATCGCATTGAGACCGGTACTTTCCTGGTCGCTGCTGCGGTTTCCGGCGGTAAGATCACCTGCCGTAAGACCAAGCCTTCATTGCTGGAGGCGGCGTTGGCCAAACTGGAAGAAGCCGGGGCTGCGATTGAGACCGGGGAGGACTGGATCAGTCTGGACATGACGGGACGCGAGCTCAAAGCTGTGAATATTCGTACCGCGCCGCATCCGGGTTTTCCGACCGATATGCAGGCCCAGTTCTCACTGCTGAACCTGGTGGCCAAAGGCACCGGGATCATTACTGAGACGATCTTTGAAAACCGTTTTATGCACATTCCTGAGTTGATCCGGATGGGCGCGCATGCGGAGATTGAAGGCAATACGGTGATTTGCGGGGACACAGAGGGCCTGAGCGGCGCTCAGGTGATGGCAACCGATCTGCGGGCGTCGGCCAGTCTGGTGATTGCCGGCAGCATTGCCCATGGTGAAACCATTGTCGACCGGATTTATCATATCGACCGCGGCTATGAGCGGATTGAAGACAAGTTCAGTGCGCTGGGGATGCAGATCGAGCGTTTCAGCGAGTAA
- the degS gene encoding outer membrane-stress sensor serine endopeptidase DegS — protein MLAFFRRSILLGVVTAIALLVMFPDLRTRMLPPPATLTPIETGQAQLSYNYAVRRASPAVVNIYNRRYNASDRLKLSTQGLGSGVIMSNKGYIVTNYHVVAEADQVIAALQDGRIFTAQLIGKDRRTDLAVLKIQAENLPVIPLNDSYQPAVGDVVLAIGNPYNLGQTTTYGIISATGRSGMSFYGRQDFLQTDAAINEGNSGGALVNTQGELVGINTASFQQATDIETYGISFAIPYQLTWKIMNKLIADGRVIRGYIGIEARDVNPVMARLYDADQISGIIVTGMDPTGPAAQAGFQVQDILIEIDGKKVTDRRNVLDIVTELRPGNQVEMKVLRNGAPLTLSVLIADEPNVY, from the coding sequence ATGCTGGCTTTTTTTCGTCGATCCATTTTACTTGGCGTCGTCACAGCTATTGCGTTGCTTGTTATGTTTCCGGATCTGCGCACCCGGATGCTCCCGCCCCCGGCCACCTTGACCCCGATTGAAACCGGCCAGGCACAGCTTTCCTATAATTACGCCGTGCGGCGGGCATCGCCTGCGGTGGTCAATATTTACAACCGTCGTTACAACGCCTCCGATCGCCTCAAACTGAGTACCCAAGGCCTGGGCTCCGGCGTGATTATGAGTAACAAGGGCTATATCGTCACCAATTACCATGTGGTGGCCGAAGCCGACCAAGTCATTGCCGCGTTGCAGGACGGCCGGATTTTTACCGCACAGCTGATCGGCAAAGATCGCCGGACTGATCTGGCGGTATTAAAAATCCAGGCCGAGAACCTCCCGGTTATCCCGCTCAATGACAGCTACCAGCCGGCAGTCGGTGACGTGGTACTGGCTATCGGTAATCCCTATAACCTGGGACAGACCACCACCTACGGGATCATTTCCGCCACCGGCCGCTCCGGGATGAGCTTTTATGGGCGCCAGGACTTTCTCCAAACCGATGCGGCGATCAACGAGGGCAACTCCGGTGGCGCTCTGGTCAATACCCAGGGTGAGCTGGTCGGAATAAACACCGCGTCTTTCCAGCAGGCAACAGATATCGAAACCTACGGTATTTCCTTCGCGATCCCTTATCAGCTCACCTGGAAAATCATGAACAAGCTGATTGCCGATGGCCGGGTGATCCGCGGCTACATCGGGATTGAGGCCCGCGATGTCAATCCGGTTATGGCGCGGCTCTATGATGCCGATCAGATTAGCGGCATCATTGTCACCGGCATGGATCCGACCGGACCGGCTGCGCAAGCCGGCTTTCAGGTCCAGGACATCCTAATCGAAATTGATGGCAAGAAGGTTACCGACCGGCGCAACGTGCTTGATATTGTCACCGAACTGCGACCGGGCAATCAGGTCGAAATGAAAGTGCTGCGCAACGGCGCGCCGCTGACCCTGTCTGTGCTGATCGCCGACGAGCCCAACGTTTACTAA
- a CDS encoding Do family serine endopeptidase gives MKKPLLVLSAIALSISSVLTPVAATAALPQAVSNQQLPSLAPMLENVTPAVVSIAIEGRQVSRQRLPETFRFFFGPEFPTEQLRERPFRGLGSGVIIDADQGYIVTNHHVINGADKIAVQLYDGREVSAELIGSDEMSDIALLKIEKTKNLTAIKLANSDSLRVGDFAVAIGNPFGLGQTVTSGIISALGRSGLNIENFENFIQTDAAINSGNSGGALVNLNGELVGINTAILGPNGGNVGIGFAIPVNMVKSLTEQILEYGEVKRGVLGVLGGELTSELAEAFGYETNHGAFINQVIPDSAAEKAGLKAGDIIVSVNGKQIRTFSELRAKIATLGAGKKAALGIVRDGESRTVDVVLQAASQSKVKAESLHERLAGAEFANTSADDGVKGVKVTRLEEQSMAARYGLEQGDIILGLNRQPIRNLGELRKALEKNPNVLALEVKRGNNVLYLIIR, from the coding sequence ATGAAAAAACCTTTGCTTGTATTGAGTGCAATCGCATTAAGTATCAGTTCTGTGCTTACCCCGGTGGCTGCCACCGCCGCACTGCCCCAGGCGGTCAGTAACCAGCAGCTACCCAGCCTGGCACCAATGCTGGAAAATGTTACGCCAGCCGTGGTCAGTATTGCCATTGAAGGCCGCCAGGTCTCCAGGCAGCGCCTGCCTGAAACTTTCCGTTTTTTCTTCGGCCCTGAATTCCCGACCGAGCAATTGCGTGAGCGCCCGTTCCGCGGCTTGGGCTCCGGGGTGATCATTGATGCCGACCAAGGCTATATCGTCACCAACCATCATGTGATCAACGGCGCCGATAAGATCGCCGTCCAGCTCTATGATGGCAGAGAGGTTAGCGCCGAGTTGATCGGCAGCGACGAGATGTCTGATATTGCGTTGCTGAAAATCGAAAAAACCAAAAACCTGACCGCAATCAAACTGGCCAACTCAGATAGCCTGCGAGTCGGCGATTTCGCCGTTGCCATCGGCAACCCCTTCGGCCTCGGCCAGACCGTGACTTCCGGGATCATCTCCGCCTTGGGGCGCAGTGGCCTGAATATTGAGAACTTCGAAAACTTTATCCAGACCGATGCCGCAATTAACAGCGGTAACTCCGGCGGCGCCCTGGTCAACCTCAACGGTGAGCTGGTTGGGATCAACACCGCCATTCTCGGCCCGAACGGCGGCAACGTCGGCATTGGCTTTGCCATTCCGGTCAACATGGTCAAAAGCCTGACTGAGCAAATTCTGGAGTATGGCGAAGTCAAGCGGGGTGTGCTGGGCGTGCTGGGCGGTGAGCTCACCTCCGAGCTGGCCGAAGCCTTTGGCTATGAAACCAACCACGGCGCGTTTATTAACCAGGTGATCCCGGATTCAGCGGCCGAGAAAGCCGGGCTGAAAGCCGGCGACATTATTGTCTCGGTCAACGGCAAACAAATTCGTACCTTCAGTGAACTCAGGGCGAAAATTGCCACCCTGGGTGCCGGTAAGAAAGCGGCGCTGGGGATTGTTCGCGACGGGGAATCACGGACCGTCGATGTGGTCCTTCAGGCGGCCAGCCAGAGCAAGGTTAAGGCTGAGAGCCTTCACGAACGCCTCGCCGGGGCTGAGTTTGCCAATACCTCGGCCGATGATGGCGTCAAAGGGGTGAAAGTCACCCGCCTGGAGGAGCAATCCATGGCAGCCCGCTACGGCCTGGAGCAGGGCGACATCATTCTCGGGCTCAATCGTCAGCCTATCCGCAATCTGGGTGAGCTGCGCAAGGCACTTGAGAAGAATCCGAACGTCCTCGCTCTGGAAGTCAAACGCGGCAATAACGTGCTGTACCTGATCATCCGTTAA
- the zapG gene encoding Z-ring associated protein ZapG, with amino-acid sequence MAWIYALLIFAAGAIVGGFAARLGNKSLKQQKELKKDLDKSKYELEQFRQELVDHFARSSELLDNIAKDYSKLYEHMAKTSAELMPNLPEQDNPFARRISTLTPVTDSGETTAPPRDYANGASGLLKGEPEPVAPPEKLEATKAG; translated from the coding sequence ATGGCTTGGATTTATGCGCTTCTGATTTTCGCCGCCGGCGCCATTGTCGGCGGGTTTGCAGCACGGCTGGGCAACAAAAGCCTGAAGCAGCAAAAAGAGCTGAAAAAAGACCTGGATAAGTCAAAATACGAACTTGAGCAGTTCCGCCAGGAGCTGGTCGACCACTTCGCCCGTAGCTCAGAATTACTGGATAACATCGCCAAGGATTACAGCAAGCTGTATGAACATATGGCCAAGACTTCAGCCGAGCTGATGCCGAATCTGCCGGAGCAGGATAATCCCTTTGCCCGCCGGATCAGCACCCTGACCCCAGTGACCGACAGTGGTGAAACAACGGCGCCACCCCGTGACTACGCCAATGGTGCCAGCGGCCTGTTGAAAGGTGAGCCGGAGCCTGTCGCCCCCCCAGAGAAACTCGAAGCCACCAAAGCGGGCTAG
- the zapE gene encoding cell division protein ZapE: MTPQQKYQQDLQREDFIADPAQAMAVRHLDDLFHRMQAPKPEPGKPSLLSRWLKRPAPQVATPVKGLYFWGGVGRGKTYLVDTFFECLPTERKMRVHFHRFMHRVHQELKQLGAQENPLEHVADRFQAETDIICFDEFFVSDITDAMILGTLFEALFRRGITLVATSNIPPQELYRNGLQRVRFLPAIALIEQHCEVVNVDSGVDYRLRTLEQAEIFHYPLDAQAEQNLNQYFHQLSVEPRTEGKAIEINNRTLPTRHEADGVVHFTFQTLCQTARSQNDYMEIARIYHTVLVSDVIQMGEKEDDSARRFIAMVDEFYERNVKLIMSAETELSQLYQHGRLTFEFKRCCSRLIEMQSHEYLARPHLA, from the coding sequence ATGACACCACAGCAAAAATACCAGCAAGACCTCCAACGTGAAGATTTCATCGCCGATCCGGCGCAGGCCATGGCAGTTCGGCACCTGGATGACCTGTTTCACCGGATGCAGGCCCCCAAGCCCGAGCCGGGTAAACCATCCTTGCTTTCCCGTTGGCTCAAACGGCCTGCACCACAGGTCGCGACACCGGTGAAAGGGTTGTATTTCTGGGGCGGTGTGGGGCGGGGTAAAACTTACCTTGTGGATACTTTTTTTGAGTGTCTGCCGACCGAACGCAAGATGCGGGTTCACTTCCATCGCTTCATGCACCGGGTGCACCAGGAACTCAAGCAGCTTGGCGCTCAGGAAAACCCGCTGGAGCACGTCGCTGATCGTTTTCAGGCTGAAACGGACATTATCTGCTTTGATGAGTTTTTCGTCTCCGATATTACTGATGCGATGATCCTCGGAACCTTGTTCGAGGCCCTGTTCCGGCGCGGGATCACCTTGGTGGCAACCTCCAATATTCCGCCGCAGGAGCTCTATCGCAACGGCCTGCAGCGGGTCCGTTTCCTGCCGGCAATTGCGCTGATCGAGCAACATTGCGAGGTGGTGAATGTGGACTCTGGGGTCGATTACCGCCTGCGAACCTTGGAGCAGGCGGAGATTTTCCATTATCCCCTTGATGCACAGGCCGAGCAGAATCTGAATCAGTATTTTCACCAGCTCAGTGTCGAGCCCCGCACTGAAGGGAAGGCGATTGAAATCAACAACCGGACGCTGCCGACCCGGCATGAAGCTGACGGGGTGGTGCATTTTACGTTCCAGACCCTGTGCCAGACCGCGCGCAGCCAGAACGATTACATGGAAATTGCCCGGATTTACCATACCGTGCTGGTCTCCGATGTGATCCAGATGGGGGAAAAGGAAGACGATTCGGCCCGGCGTTTTATTGCCATGGTCGACGAATTTTATGAGCGTAACGTCAAGCTGATCATGTCAGCCGAAACTGAGTTGTCGCAGCTCTATCAGCACGGTCGGCTGACGTTTGAGTTCAAACGCTGTTGTTCGCGCTTAATCGAGATGCAGAGCCATGAATACCTGGCGCGCCCGCACCTGGCGTAA
- the rplM gene encoding 50S ribosomal protein L13 — protein MKTFVAKPETVKRDWYVVDAEGKTLGRLATEIASRLRGKHKPEYTPHVDTGDYIVVINAEKVAVTGAKRTDKMYHRHTGYIGGLKSISFEKLIDKKPEMVIETAVKGMLPKGPLGRAMYRKLKVYAGTEHNHAAQQPKVLDI, from the coding sequence ATGAAAACTTTCGTTGCTAAACCAGAAACTGTAAAACGTGACTGGTACGTTGTTGACGCTGAAGGTAAAACACTGGGTCGTCTGGCAACTGAAATCGCATCTCGTCTACGTGGTAAGCACAAGCCGGAGTACACTCCGCACGTTGACACCGGTGACTACATCGTCGTTATCAACGCTGAGAAAGTTGCGGTAACTGGTGCTAAGCGCACTGACAAGATGTACCACCGCCACACTGGCTACATTGGTGGTCTGAAGTCTATCAGCTTCGAGAAGCTAATCGATAAGAAACCAGAAATGGTTATCGAAACTGCTGTTAAAGGCATGCTTCCTAAAGGTCCTCTAGGCCGTGCAATGTACCGTAAACTGAAAGTTTACGCAGGTACTGAGCACAACCATGCTGCACAGCAGCCTAAAGTTCTAGACATCTAA
- the rpsI gene encoding 30S ribosomal protein S9, which produces MAENQYYGTGRRKSSAARVFIKPGTGNIVINKRSIEEYFGRETARMVVRQPLELVEMTEKLDLYITVKGGGITGQSGAIRHGITRALMEYDESLRPTLRAAGYVTRDARRVERKKVGLRKARRRPQFSKR; this is translated from the coding sequence ATGGCAGAGAATCAATACTACGGCACTGGTCGCCGCAAAAGCTCAGCTGCTCGTGTTTTCATTAAACCGGGTACAGGCAACATCGTAATCAACAAGCGCAGCATCGAAGAGTACTTCGGCCGCGAAACTGCTCGCATGGTTGTTCGTCAGCCACTAGAGCTTGTTGAAATGACTGAAAAACTGGATCTGTACATCACTGTTAAAGGTGGTGGTATCACAGGTCAGTCTGGCGCAATCCGCCACGGCATCACTCGTGCTCTGATGGAGTACGATGAGTCTCTACGTCCAACACTGCGTGCAGCAGGTTACGTGACTCGTGACGCGCGTCGCGTTGAGCGTAAGAAAGTTGGTCTGCGTAAAGCACGTCGTCGTCCACAGTTCTCTAAGCGTTAA
- the petA gene encoding ubiquinol-cytochrome c reductase iron-sulfur subunit — MSNAPVSNGRRRFLTATTSVVGGLGAVAVAVPFIKSWNPSAKAKAAGAPVEVDISKLEDGQMVRVEWRGKPVWVVRRSEAIIEELGGHDDQLRDPSSDEPQQPGYAQNQLRSVKPEIFLAVGICTHLGCSPTYLPDSFSEQVSGVSAGFFCPCHGSKFDMAGRVFSGVPAPLNLVVPPHMFLDDNTILVGVDEETA, encoded by the coding sequence ATGAGCAATGCGCCAGTAAGTAACGGTCGCCGCCGCTTCCTGACTGCGACAACGTCGGTTGTCGGAGGCTTAGGTGCAGTCGCTGTAGCTGTGCCTTTTATCAAGTCGTGGAACCCGAGCGCCAAGGCAAAAGCCGCCGGTGCGCCAGTCGAAGTTGATATCAGCAAGTTGGAAGATGGCCAAATGGTTCGCGTCGAATGGCGTGGTAAGCCAGTATGGGTCGTGCGCCGTAGTGAAGCAATTATTGAGGAACTGGGCGGTCATGATGACCAGCTGCGTGATCCGTCGTCAGATGAACCGCAGCAGCCGGGATACGCCCAGAACCAATTACGTTCAGTTAAGCCTGAAATCTTTTTAGCCGTAGGTATTTGTACCCACCTTGGCTGTTCACCGACCTACCTGCCTGATAGCTTCAGTGAGCAGGTCAGCGGTGTATCAGCTGGCTTCTTCTGTCCGTGCCACGGTTCTAAGTTTGATATGGCAGGCCGTGTATTTTCAGGAGTACCGGCACCATTGAACCTAGTGGTGCCGCCTCATATGTTCTTGGATGACAACACCATTTTAGTCGGTGTCGATGAGGAGACAGCCTAA
- a CDS encoding cytochrome b, whose product MEALLGWVEKRLPVMNAYRKHLSEYPMPKNFNFWYLFGSLAMLVLVNQILTGIWLTMNYVPSGDGAFASIEYIMRDVEYGWLLRYMHSTGASAFFVVVYLHMYRGLIYGSYQKPRELLWLFGMLIFLVLMAEAFMGYLLPWGQMSYWGAQVIISLFGAIPVIGDDLTLWIRGDYVISGATLNRFFALHVIALPIVLLLLVVLHVLALHEVGSNNPDGIETKLPKGSKGEGYKTQFPFHSYYSKKYDIIDSIPFHPYGTVKDMVGVAVFAFLFSYVIFFNPEMGGYFLEPPNFEAANPLKTPEHIAPVWYFTPFYAILRAVPDKLLGVIAMGASIVALFLLPWLDRCKVRSYRYRSKLHLGNIVQFTICFIALGILGALPATPTYTLMAQVFSFGYFMFFVLLFFYSKNEATKPLPERVTFK is encoded by the coding sequence ATGGAAGCATTACTTGGTTGGGTCGAAAAACGACTGCCAGTGATGAATGCTTACCGTAAGCATTTATCCGAATACCCGATGCCGAAGAACTTCAACTTCTGGTATCTGTTTGGTTCATTGGCCATGCTGGTACTGGTGAACCAGATCCTGACCGGGATCTGGTTGACGATGAACTACGTGCCTTCCGGTGATGGTGCATTCGCATCGATCGAATACATCATGCGTGATGTGGAATACGGTTGGCTGTTGCGCTATATGCACTCGACCGGCGCCTCGGCATTCTTTGTTGTGGTGTATTTGCATATGTACCGTGGTTTGATCTACGGCTCGTATCAGAAGCCGCGTGAGCTGCTGTGGCTGTTCGGGATGCTGATCTTCCTGGTGTTGATGGCCGAAGCCTTCATGGGCTACCTGTTGCCTTGGGGCCAGATGTCTTACTGGGGTGCCCAGGTGATTATCTCCCTGTTTGGTGCGATCCCGGTCATCGGTGACGATCTGACGCTGTGGATCCGGGGTGACTACGTGATCTCCGGTGCAACCCTGAACCGTTTCTTTGCCTTACACGTGATTGCGTTGCCGATTGTGCTGCTGCTGCTGGTAGTACTGCACGTTCTGGCGCTGCACGAAGTGGGCTCGAACAACCCGGATGGGATTGAGACCAAGCTGCCGAAGGGGAGCAAAGGCGAAGGGTACAAGACCCAGTTCCCGTTCCATAGTTACTACAGCAAGAAGTATGACATCATCGACTCCATTCCTTTCCACCCGTACGGGACGGTGAAAGATATGGTTGGGGTGGCTGTGTTTGCCTTCCTGTTCAGCTACGTGATTTTCTTTAACCCGGAAATGGGCGGCTACTTCCTTGAGCCACCTAACTTCGAAGCGGCGAACCCGCTGAAGACCCCTGAGCATATCGCGCCGGTATGGTACTTCACACCGTTCTACGCCATCCTGCGTGCGGTGCCGGATAAGCTGCTGGGTGTTATTGCCATGGGTGCCTCTATTGTGGCGCTGTTCCTGCTGCCGTGGTTAGACCGCTGTAAAGTGCGCTCTTACCGCTACCGGAGCAAACTGCATCTGGGCAACATTGTCCAGTTTACGATTTGCTTTATTGCGCTGGGTATTCTGGGTGCGCTGCCGGCGACGCCGACTTATACCCTGATGGCACAGGTATTTAGCTTTGGTTACTTTATGTTCTTCGTGCTGCTGTTCTTCTATAGCAAGAATGAAGCTACCAAACCGCTACCAGAGAGGGTGACATTCAAATGA